The following are encoded in a window of Haloarcula halophila genomic DNA:
- the gatE gene encoding Glu-tRNA(Gln) amidotransferase subunit GatE, whose translation MTEDYDYEALGLVAGLEIHQQLDTATKLFCNCPTRIREPEESDRQFSRYLHPTKSELGEIDEAALEESMVDREFEYLAYDSTCLVEEDDEPPHRVDREAMETTLEIAQLLEMNVVDQVHVMRKIVVDGSNTTGFQRSMLVANDGTIETSEGDVGIEDMLLEEESCQRIEETEEGVRFSLDRLGIPLVEIGTKPDIRSPEQAREAAERIGMLLRSTGQVKRGLGTIRQDVNVSIAEGARIELKGVQSLDDIDDIVRNEVRRQVELLDIADELDERGAAVGDPEDVTEVFEDTDSGVVRGALDDGGAVTAVLLSGFDGLVGREIQPDRRLGTEFSDHAKRHGAGGIFHTDELPAYGVTEAEVESLREAVGADPEDAVAIVADDPETADLAIDAVAERAETAMEGVPEETRDANDDATSRYLRPLPGAARMYPETDVPPVEPDVTDVETPELLTEKVQRYEADHGLDAGLAEQVAYGQRWPLFEAVVDEGVDPTLAAGVLESTLTELRRDDVPVGNLTDEHLRATLLLVDGGDVPREGIEDLLTALAENPDLTAEAAVEQEDLGGVSEDEVREAVVEVVERNGDQIEAEGMGAFSALMGECMGALRGKADGDTVSDVLRQEIQQRV comes from the coding sequence ATGACCGAGGACTACGACTACGAGGCGCTCGGCCTGGTCGCGGGGCTGGAGATCCACCAGCAGCTCGATACGGCCACGAAGCTGTTCTGTAACTGTCCGACCCGGATCCGCGAGCCCGAGGAGTCCGACCGGCAGTTCAGCCGCTACCTCCACCCGACGAAGAGCGAACTCGGCGAGATCGACGAGGCGGCCCTCGAAGAGAGCATGGTCGACCGCGAGTTCGAGTATCTGGCCTACGACTCGACCTGCCTCGTCGAGGAGGACGACGAACCGCCACACCGGGTCGACCGTGAAGCCATGGAGACGACGCTGGAGATCGCACAGCTACTGGAGATGAACGTCGTCGACCAGGTCCACGTCATGCGCAAGATCGTCGTCGACGGCTCCAACACCACCGGGTTCCAGCGGTCGATGCTGGTCGCCAACGACGGCACGATCGAGACCAGCGAGGGGGATGTCGGCATCGAAGACATGCTTCTGGAAGAGGAGTCCTGCCAGCGGATCGAGGAAACCGAGGAGGGGGTCCGATTCTCGCTGGATCGGCTCGGCATCCCGCTGGTCGAGATCGGGACGAAACCGGACATCCGCTCGCCCGAGCAGGCCCGCGAGGCCGCCGAGCGGATCGGGATGTTGCTACGCTCGACCGGCCAGGTCAAGCGGGGGCTGGGGACCATCCGCCAGGACGTCAACGTCTCCATCGCCGAGGGCGCTCGTATCGAACTGAAAGGCGTCCAGAGCCTCGACGACATCGACGACATCGTCCGCAACGAGGTCCGCCGGCAGGTCGAACTGCTGGATATCGCCGACGAACTCGACGAACGCGGCGCGGCAGTCGGGGACCCCGAAGACGTAACCGAGGTCTTCGAGGACACCGACTCCGGCGTCGTCCGCGGTGCGCTGGACGACGGCGGCGCGGTGACGGCGGTCCTGCTCTCGGGGTTCGACGGCCTGGTCGGCCGGGAGATCCAGCCCGACCGACGGCTCGGCACAGAGTTCTCGGACCACGCGAAACGCCACGGCGCCGGCGGCATCTTCCACACCGACGAACTGCCGGCCTACGGCGTCACCGAGGCCGAGGTCGAATCCCTCCGGGAGGCCGTCGGTGCCGACCCGGAGGACGCCGTCGCCATCGTCGCCGACGATCCGGAGACCGCCGACCTCGCCATCGACGCCGTCGCAGAGCGCGCCGAGACGGCGATGGAGGGGGTCCCCGAGGAGACCCGTGACGCCAACGACGACGCCACCTCCCGGTACCTCCGTCCGCTCCCGGGCGCGGCGCGGATGTACCCGGAGACCGACGTTCCCCCCGTCGAACCCGACGTGACCGACGTCGAGACGCCGGAACTGCTGACCGAGAAAGTCCAGCGCTACGAGGCCGACCACGGACTCGACGCCGGACTGGCCGAACAGGTCGCCTACGGCCAGCGCTGGCCGCTGTTCGAGGCCGTCGTCGACGAGGGCGTCGATCCGACGCTCGCGGCCGGGGTGCTGGAGTCGACGCTGACTGAACTGCGCCGTGACGACGTGCCCGTCGGGAACCTGACCGACGAGCACCTGCGGGCGACGTTACTGTTGGTCGACGGCGGGGACGTTCCCCGCGAGGGGATCGAGGACCTGCTGACCGCACTGGCGGAGAACCCCGATCTGACCGCCGAAGCGGCCGTCGAGCAGGAGGACCTCGGTGGTGTCAGCGAGGACGAGGTCCGCGAAGCTGTCGTCGAAGTCGTCGAACGGAACGGCGACCAGATCGAGGCCGAGGGGATGGGCGCGTTCTCGGCGCTCATGGGCGAGTGTATGGGCGCGCTCCGTGGGAAGGCCGACGGGGACACGGTCAGCGACGTGTTGCGCCAGGAGATCCAGCAACGGGTCTGA
- a CDS encoding RNA methyltransferase, translated as MIAVAVVDAETPGNVGTIARSMKNFGLSELLLVDPPELDPDGEAYGFAGQAREDILPAARTVSFDHLVEHYHTVACTAVPNEDANNHVRYPAVTPSDLAASLQDVDGDVCVVFGRERVGLYNDELARCDEICSIPASADYPVLNLGQAATIVLYELRELTVERNQHPDSLHTTAEAAAVEGLHDEFGRFLDAIEHTEEKQAKTRRMFRRLLGRARPTGRETRTMRGLLRQARQRIERGSD; from the coding sequence ATGATCGCCGTCGCCGTCGTCGACGCCGAGACGCCGGGTAACGTCGGCACCATCGCCCGGTCGATGAAGAACTTCGGCCTCTCGGAGTTGTTGCTCGTCGACCCGCCGGAGTTGGACCCCGACGGGGAGGCCTACGGGTTCGCTGGGCAAGCACGCGAGGACATCCTTCCGGCGGCCCGGACCGTCTCCTTCGATCATCTCGTCGAGCATTACCACACCGTCGCCTGTACAGCCGTCCCGAACGAGGACGCGAACAACCACGTCCGGTATCCCGCGGTGACCCCCAGCGACCTGGCGGCGTCGCTCCAGGATGTCGACGGTGACGTCTGTGTCGTCTTCGGCCGCGAGCGGGTCGGCCTCTACAACGACGAACTGGCCCGCTGTGACGAGATCTGTTCGATCCCCGCGAGCGCCGACTATCCGGTGTTGAACCTCGGCCAGGCCGCGACGATCGTCCTCTACGAGCTTCGGGAACTGACCGTCGAGCGCAACCAACACCCCGACTCGCTGCATACGACTGCGGAGGCTGCAGCCGTCGAGGGGCTTCACGACGAGTTCGGACGGTTCCTGGACGCTATCGAGCATACCGAGGAAAAACAGGCGAAGACACGCCGGATGTTCCGTCGGCTGCTCGGCCGCGCTCGGCCGACCGGACGGGAGACCCGCACGATGCGCGGACTGCTCCGGCAAGCCAGACAGCGGATCGAACGTGGTTCCGATTGA